GAGTGCTCGCTCTATTGCTCTCTCAGTCTGCCTCAGATTCGCTGGCCAGAATGCTGACTCGCTAAGGAGGAGATAATGGGGGAAAAGGGAGGAGAAGAAAAAAagggggtgatttttttttaagtcttgtcAAAAGGAAGGTGAGAGGTAGAAACATATCGCCGAGGATGACCACACGTAGCTTGCAGCTACCTACAGATCAGGACATGACAGCCAGGGTGAGCTTTTGGAACGAGTCCAGCGGCCAGATGGATTTGGTAACGGATTTGCCCTCCAACTACTCGTTCAGCGTTTATGCGGAAGAAAGGGATGCCAGGATGGTGGTGATTCAGTTTATTTATGCCATCGTGTGCCTGATAGGACTGATTGGCAACTCGATGGTCATATTTGTCATCCTAAGGTACGCCAAGATGAAAACGGCCACCAACATCTACATCCTGAACTTGGCGATTGCGGACGAGCTGTTTATGCTCAGTGTGCCCTTTCTGTCTGCCTCTGCCGCTTTGCAACGCTGGCCCTTTGGCTCGCTCATGTGCCGCACCGTCCTCAGCGTTGACGGCATCAACCAGTTCACCAGCGTCTTCTGCCTCACCGTCCTAAGCGTGGACAGGTACATCGCCGTTGTCCATCCCATCAAAGCGGCGAGATACAGGAGACCCACCATCGCTAAGATCATCAATATCTGCGTCTGGATCTTATCGCTGATCGTTATTCTGCCCATTATCATATTTGCGGGCACTGCGCCTACCGAGGACGGCGGCTTGGTCTGCAACTTCCTCTGGCCTCAGCCTTCCTGGTCAGTCGCTTTTGTCATCTACACTTTCCTCCTAGGCTTCCTTATCCCCGTCTTCGCCATCTGCCTGTGCTACGTCCTGATCATCGTGAAGATGAGAGTGGTTGCCCTCAAGGCTGGGTGGCAGCAGCGCAGAAGGTCGGAGAAGAAGATCACCCGCATGGTCCTGATGGTGGTGACTGTCTTTGTcatctgctggatgcctttctaCGTCGTGCAGCTGGCGAATGTCTTTCTCGCTCGCCTTGACACCACGGTCACTCATCTGTGCGTTATCCTCAGCTATGCCAACAGCTGCGCAAACCCTATCCTCTATGGCTTCCTCTCGGACAATTTTAAGAGGTCCTTTCAGAGGATTTTGTGCTTCCGTTGGCTGGAGAACGGCACAGAGGAGCCGGTAGACTATTACGCCACTGCCCTGAAGAGCAGGGTATGCAATCCCCTAGAATTTCAGCCGGATAACATTGCCTCTGACCCCGTTTACAGGAACGGTACTTGCACCTCAAGAACAACCACATTATAAATATATACAAGTCTTATTCTATTACCTCTTGACAACGTTTTTTTTAGGAAACagttaaaatatattttactAAAAATTAGTAAATTATGGTCGTGATCATCATTATTGTTACAAGTGTGAACATCAGGATTATGGTGGTTAGTGTCAATGTGGAACACGTCCAGAAATAAACACATTATGCCCCTTTATTGCTTTCCCAGtgggtctgtctctgtctctctccctttctggaGTGTCTGTCCCTCGCCAACTATTGACCGTAATTGTGAGCTACATCGGCGAACTGTTGCTCCATTGTTAACGAATTAGCCCAGGGTGTGTGGTCCATCAAATTTAATTAAGCTTTCAAGATCATTTCTGTAACCCTATAGTGCACATTGTTAGACCATTCAAGTCAATAATTTGGGCCAAACAATGTTTCGATCTTAAGTCACAGTCACTAACTGCTTTATGCTGATTGCAGTCTAGTTGTTACAGCACTAACCTATTGATTAAGGTTACAGAAGCAGAGAGCCCGGGTATTAACTGCACACAAGACTAGAATTGTAACCATTGCAATAAATTTTACCAATTATGTTGTGAAAATTAGAGTCAATTTTTGTATTATGCTCTTGGCAAAACTTGTTTCAAAAGCGGGAAAATGTGCTCCCCAAAAGTGCGCCATAATGATCTGTTCTATTCCCCAATGATGCTACTCTGGATGGATTGTTGATCGATTATGTTAAATGGTAGAATATAGTGAAAGCTATGTTCTCACACATGAATGTACATCACTTTTATGATTGTAATCACGGGGTTGTAAAGACACTGTACTTCAGTGATCTTGTGATATTCAATATGCCAATTCTGAAGGCTGACAGCTTTATCACGTGAAAGTATCTCCTTTTAGACACAAAGCTGTtgatgtggagggagctttattgTGTCACCACATGATCATGCGTTAGCTTAAAGATGTATACACAGTTTAGAAAGGATAACAGGTAATTAGGCAGTTAGAATGAGGTAATTTGAAGCTAATGAACTAAGGCAATATCTGATATGAGCCCAAAACATGCTAGGGCAGGAGAGAAGGATAAGATAAGTTCTCATTATGTACTATACTTTCACCCAGACCTGAAAACACAGCCTTCTCATCCCCAAACGTTACCTGACTTGGAAAGACAAGTACAGTATTCAGTTTAAAGGCACAACTTCCATCTATCATAAACTAAATCTacacacttgaattattaatcctAAGGATTGTACCCTTGGACTAAGTTGCTTTcaaaaatgaaaatacagattggGTGGTGAGTGACACATTATGGTAGAAATTGCTGTTGTTCTGTTATTGTACAAGCAGCTAACATACTTGTATCAAGAAGACCTCggaacatcccaaaatgctttacagccaataatgtgcttttgaagtgtagtcactgttgtagggaaacACTACAGTTaaattgcgtacagcaaggtcccacaacagcaatgaaatcaatgaccagatcatttgttttaggtgttggttgatagaTAAATGATAGCCAgatcactgggagaacttccctgctcttcttcaaaaagtgccataggatcttttacttctacctaagagggcagacagggcctcgacttaacatctcatccaaacgacaatgcagcactccctcagtactcactgAAGCATCGGCCTAAAATatctgctcaaatctctggagtagggcttgaacccatgaccatctAGAGGGCAAGAGAGTTACTACTGGGCCAAGGCTGATACCTGTCTTTGCTATTTAATGGAGGAGTTACTCATTTAGAATGATTggttagctcttccaaagagttggcacaggcatgatgggctgaatggcctccttctgtgctgtatcattctatgattctaaaataaaattgttttttcTTGGACAACAAAAAAATCCCCTAGAAATGAGTATACTG
The DNA window shown above is from Heptranchias perlo isolate sHepPer1 chromosome 8, sHepPer1.hap1, whole genome shotgun sequence and carries:
- the LOC137324250 gene encoding somatostatin receptor type 1-like → MTTRSLQLPTDQDMTARVSFWNESSGQMDLVTDLPSNYSFSVYAEERDARMVVIQFIYAIVCLIGLIGNSMVIFVILRYAKMKTATNIYILNLAIADELFMLSVPFLSASAALQRWPFGSLMCRTVLSVDGINQFTSVFCLTVLSVDRYIAVVHPIKAARYRRPTIAKIINICVWILSLIVILPIIIFAGTAPTEDGGLVCNFLWPQPSWSVAFVIYTFLLGFLIPVFAICLCYVLIIVKMRVVALKAGWQQRRRSEKKITRMVLMVVTVFVICWMPFYVVQLANVFLARLDTTVTHLCVILSYANSCANPILYGFLSDNFKRSFQRILCFRWLENGTEEPVDYYATALKSRVCNPLEFQPDNIASDPVYRNGTCTSRTTTL